One part of the Arabidopsis thaliana chromosome 1 sequence genome encodes these proteins:
- a CDS encoding uncharacterized protein (unknown protein; Has 30201 Blast hits to 17322 proteins in 780 species: Archae - 12; Bacteria - 1396; Metazoa - 17338; Fungi - 3422; Plants - 5037; Viruses - 0; Other Eukaryotes - 2996 (source: NCBI BLink).), which translates to MKPPKSKEISKWDEEAINMDPHACYVLRVWGRWAIGGNHLMNVFFD; encoded by the coding sequence ATGAAACCTCCAAAGTCGAAAGAAATAAGCAAGTGGGATGAAGAAGCCATTAATATGGATCCCCATGCATGTTACGTTCTACGCGTTTGGGGCCGTTGGGCCATTGGCGGGAACCATTTAATGAACGTTTTCTTCGACTAA
- a CDS encoding Peptidase M50 family protein (Peptidase M50 family protein; FUNCTIONS IN: metalloendopeptidase activity; INVOLVED IN: proteolysis; LOCATED IN: chloroplast, plastid; EXPRESSED IN: 22 plant structures; EXPRESSED DURING: 13 growth stages; CONTAINS InterPro DOMAIN/s: Peptidase M50 (InterPro:IPR008915), PDZ/DHR/GLGF (InterPro:IPR001478), Peptidase M50, putative membrane-associated zinc metallopeptidase (InterPro:IPR004387); BEST Arabidopsis thaliana protein match is: ARABIDOPSIS SERIN PROTEASE (TAIR:AT2G32480.1); Has 10190 Blast hits to 7652 proteins in 2240 species: Archae - 41; Bacteria - 6892; Metazoa - 13; Fungi - 4; Plants - 72; Viruses - 0; Other Eukaryotes - 3168 (source: NCBI BLink).), which yields MLLNISSSPISHRIPHFLSDFNNPTSNFPPKSKTHLPKSNLSTLSNHSLYGTKNRAFYKNKRNPYNRTQALGRFDFGSLESVLEASAVLTAIIVVHETGHFLAASLQGIRVSKFAIGFGPILAKFNSNNVEYSLRAFPLGGFVGFPDNDPDSDIPVDDRNLLKNRPILDRVIVVSAGIVANVIFAYAIIFTQVVSVGLPVQESFPGVLVPDVKSFSAASRDGLLPGDVILAVDGTELSNSGSDSVSKVVDVVKRNPEHNVLLRIERGKESFEIRITPDKSFDGTGKIGVQLSPNVRFGKVRPKNIPETFSFAGREFFGLSYNVLDSLKQTFLNFSQTASKVAGPVAIIAVGAEVARSNADGLYQFAALLNLNLAVINLLPLPALDGGTLALILLEAVRGGRKLPLEVEQGIMSSGIMLVLFLGLFLIVKDTLNLDFIKEML from the coding sequence ATGCTTTTaaacatttcttcttctccaatttctCATCGAATTCCTCATTTCCTCTCTGATTTTAACAATCCCACTTCAAATTTCCCTCCGAAATCCAAAACCCATCTCCCAAAATCTAATCTCTCCACTTTATCGAACCATAGCCTCTACGGCACCAAGAACAGAGCTTTctataaaaacaagagaaacccTTATAACAGAACACAAGCTCTCGGTCGATTCGATTTCGGAAGTCTCGAATCAGTTCTCGAAGCTTCCGCTGTTCTCACTGCGATCATCGTCGTACACGAGACCGGTCACTTTTTAGCTGCTTCTCTTCAAGGTATCCGTGTGAGTAAATTCGCGATAGGGTTTGGTCCGATTCTAGCTAAATTCAATTCCAACAATGTCGAATACTCTCTTAGGGCCTTTCCATTAGGTGGATTTGTTGGATTCCCTGATAATGATCCCGACAGTGATATCCCTGTAGACGACAGAAATCTTCTCAAGAATCGACCGATTTTGGATAGAGTGATTGTTGTTTCAGCTGGAATTGTCGCTAACGTTATCTTCGCTTACGCTATAATCTTTACTCAAGTGGTATCTGTTGGATTACCAGTTCAAGAATCTTTTCCTGGAGTTCTTGTTCCTGATGTTAAGTCTTTCTCTGCTGCTTCTCGTGATGGATTGCTTCCGGGAGATGTTATCTTAGCCGTTGATGGTACTGAGCTATCTAATTCCGGTTCTGATTCGGTTTCTAAAGTTGTTGATGTTGTGAAGAGGAATCCGGAGCACAATGTCTTGCTCAGGATCGAAAGAGGGAAGGAGAGTTTCGAAATCCGGATCACGCCGGATAAGAGTTTCGATGGAACGGGGAAAATCGGTGTTCAGTTATCACCGAATGTTAGATTCGGTAAGGTGAGACCGAAGAACATACCGGAAACTTTTAGTTTCGCCGGTAGAGAATTCTTTGGGCTCTCTTACAATGTATTGGATAGTTTGAAACAGACTTTCTTGAACTTCTCTCAAACCGCTAGTAAAGTCGCTGGTCCAGTGGCGATTATTGCGGTTGGAGCAGAAGTAGCGAGATCAAACGCGGACGGGCTTTACCAGTTTGCAGCATTGCTGAATCTAAACCTTGCTGTGATCAATCTGTTGCCTTTACCGGCTCTCGATGGTGGAACTTTGGCTCTGATCTTATTGGAAGCGGTTCGAGGCGGGAGGAAATTACC